A single genomic interval of Spinacia oleracea cultivar Varoflay chromosome 6, BTI_SOV_V1, whole genome shotgun sequence harbors:
- the LOC110777104 gene encoding plasma membrane ATPase 4-like: protein MLFYWVVNGTDFFEDNLGVSSLPRNTEKTSSAIYMQVSNISQALIFITRTQSWSFLERPRVLLMSAFVVAQLVFNNPRERLFTFEEIDEVREMLANFITSDCL from the exons ATGTTATTTTACTGGGTCGTAAATGGCACAGATTTCTTCGAG GATAATTTGGGTGTGAGCTCTCTACCTAGAAACACAGAGAAAACTTCATCTGCAATATATATGCAAGTTAGCAACATTAGCCAGGCCCTCATCTTTATTACTCGCACTCAGAGCTGGTCATTTCTGGAGAGACCTAGAGTTCTTCTCatgtctgcatttgtggtggcGCAATTG gtattcaataatccgagggagcggctttttacctttgaggagatagatgaagttcgagaaatgttggcaaacttcataaccagtgattgtctttga
- the LOC130464049 gene encoding putative two-component response regulator ARR20, which translates to MMELKGRGLRPYVRSNAPRLRWTGDLHHCFVRAVERLGGEERATPKMILQIMGVKGITLSHVKSHLQMYRSMKQEQVLRDIINGTKMSTNVQETKIVHNNSYVHDNYIPITCNSMVASPQDVTTNFKQDGMVQQSHHPYIVFHNLLRRSRPNLAEGYEMNEEVSGYSTSITITSSLSDDQHLNASLNLELSSSCSRIMAAGIQEDVSLDLSL; encoded by the exons ATGATGGAGTTGAAAGGAAGAGGTCTTAGGCCATACGTAAGATCAAACGCGCCACGGCTTCGTTGGACAGGTGACCTTCATCACTGCTTTGTTCGTGCTGTTGAAAGACTTGGTGGTGAAGAGA GGGCTACTCCGAAGATGATTCTACAAATAATGGGGGTGAAAGGCATAACTCTGTCTCATGTGAAGAGCCATCTTCAG ATGTATAGGAGCATGAAGCAAGAACAAGTTCTAAGAG ATATAATTAATGGCACGAAGATGAGTACAAATGTGCAGGAAACTAAGATAGTACATAACAATTCATATGTCCATGATAATTATATTCCAATTACTTGTAATTCCATGGTAGCATCTCCTCAAGATGTAACTACCAATTTCAAGCAAGATGGCATGGTGCAACAATCACATCATCCCTATATCGTCTTCCACAATCTCCTCAGACGAAGTCGCCCTAATCTC GCGGAGGGGTACGAGATGAATGAAGAGGTGTCGGGGTATAGTACATCAATAACAATAACATCATCATTATCTGATGATCAACACTTAAATGCTTCACTTAATTTAGAGTTAAGCTCATCATGTAGTAGAATTATGGCAGCTGGTATTCAAGAAGATGTCTCCCTAGACCTTTCTCTTTAA
- the LOC110777109 gene encoding uncharacterized protein, translating into MASKFVVMLVVMGALICTTVVDARKLGGGLDEEKTFLPSGGSGAAGGVGVIGGGGLGLGVGLGNAGLGVGSLFGGGLGGGAGGLGGGAGGLGGLGGGAGGLGGSPGGLGGGFGSGGIP; encoded by the coding sequence ATGGCTAGCAAGTTTGTTGTTATGTTAGTGGTCATGGGTGCCCTTATTTGCACCACCGTCGTCGATGCTAGGAAGCTCGGCGGTGGACTTGATGAGGAGAAAACCTTCCTACCGTCTGGTGGGAGTGGTGCGGCTGGTGGAGTTGGGGTAATCGGGGGAGGTGGTCTTGGTTTAGGTGTAGGTCTTGGTAATGCTGGACTCGGCGTTGGTAGTTTGTTTGGAGGTGGTCTTGGTGGTGGTGCTGGTGGTCTTGGTGGTGGTGCAGGTGGTCTTGGTGGTCTTGGTGGTGGTGCTGGTGGTCTTGGTGGAAGTCCTGGCGGTCTTGGTGGTGGGTTTGGAAGTGGAGGCATTCCCTAG